The Sebastes umbrosus isolate fSebUmb1 chromosome 1, fSebUmb1.pri, whole genome shotgun sequence genome includes the window GTAATTCTTCAAGGAATGTAGGTCTAATAGGTTCGTCCTCATCTGTCAATCCCCCCACACTGAGGGATCTACGTTTTGTTTGTCTCCGCGGCTTGTTTTCAAGTCTGTTGGAGTGTGACCCAGACTGCCTCCTGAACGGCTGACCTGCGCTGTGAGACACTCTCGGGAGCCGGCGGTGACAAGTGTTCTTGTGCATGTTATCTGGCTTCGTCAGTCATCTGTTATCCTGTCAGACCCGGCGGAACACCTCGAAGAGGGAGGCGACTGAGTGCATGCGGTAGAAAAGGTTCAAAGGAATGGCGAAATTGAGAACTGTGGTCCATATGCTGAAGCCAAACGTCTCCTGTTCCAACCCGTTGTCGTACTGTGGCCGGCAGCCAAAGGCAGGAAGGATCCACAGCTGAAAGAAAGAAGTCAAATTAGTTAAACCTgaattcattgatttttttttgccacttgggggcagcacaaGAAGCTGtacacacaacactgacatattatcgaTTTATGAagttgttagcaaacagttgcctgtTTACACATCAAGCAGACGTGGAGCAACATCAACAGTCTGGCGACTTTCACTCTCGCTTAGCTCTGCTTTGGTCTCAACCTACTCTTACAGGAAATAGCTGTCTCTTTAGCGGCtgaatgctccactgtgttcactaGCTTGTTGCTAATTTTGTCTGTTTATTGGGCAGGTAACATACAATAGTTTTTCAGAGCAGCTGCCAGCCATGTCTGGAAACAAGGTTGATGAGCGTGGTgagagcatggatgtataataagatgATACGGTGCCGCCACTCAGCCTTGTTTCCAATTTTGTCCAGTGGCCACCTGCTGTATTGCAGCGAAAAATCCCACTGcggcccaaaaagcattttccccatagaccacaAGTGTAAAACTGTTGTCAGAACACTTCAAACTGCAAACAAGGTGgattatgactctttctattatgatttttttaaccATGGAGGTTTTATAATTGTAAAATTTTCCTCAAGGCGAGAAAAGCTATTTTGTTATCTGCGacgtcatcacaatgtaaagcTTATGAGACGAGCGGGAACTCGTGGGCGGGACCAGCGGGAGAAACATCTGCATATTAAGTGGGCCTCATAGCCCGGAAGTAAACCCGGCAGCTAGGAAACTTTTTTGCCGTACGCGCCAAGTGAGTAATTCTCATTGGACTGACTAGGCGCCATCTTGGGGTCCGGTATCCGGTGCTTATAAAACATCGATGGATgagactgaaaacaaaaacaatgagctgaaagaagcTAAAACGCTCCGCAGAGCTGAGGGGAACggcagagttgggtgataattctctgtggattTGTCGCTACGAGCGACCCCTGTCATGTTACATATCGTCATTTGAGCCGTTGTTAGTATAAAAGTAatgattagagcagctttaaaacaACAATCTGTAATTGATGCATCTGATAAAAAGACagtctgattaaaaaaaacaattttggaAATCACATCTGATTTAAGTTGTAATTTTAAAGGTATAGTGTGTAAGGTCTGGCGGtctctagtggtgaggttgcagattgcaaccaactgaaacttctcccgtgtgccaagcgtgcagcagaactacggtggccaacacAAAAACCCGAATAGCcctttctagagccagtgtttggtttgtctgttctgggctactgtagaaacatggccgccggctccatgaagaggaccagcttcatatgtagatataaatgtctcattctaaggtcacgaaaacacaatgattcatattttcaagtgattatacactaaagaaaacatacttattaatattataatccatttctgccaaaagatacccctaaatgctacacactgttcttttaagtaAGCATTGAGTTAATAAGATATATGTTTCAGAGAGTTGATTGCCattatttacattgttgtttttacacaagaAAACTTACTTCAACCTAATTTCATCACATCTACATTTAAATGATCAGGTTGACAAGTTCAACTGCTTACCGAAATGTTGCACATTATGAGGAAGACAGCGATGTTCTTGAGGATTTGCCTCTTTATATTTAGAGGCTCTTTTACTTTGTTTCCAACAGTCAGCGGCACCTCCGAAGGTTTCCTCGGACATCGGTACACCTGTCCGCTCTCCTCCTGCTCATTCTCCATGGTGGCACAGGCTCTGTCTGGAGTCTCGTAGGCTCGGTTGATGATGCCGTTGTACGGCGGCGCCAAAGAGGACGTCACCGAGAAGATTTCTGGAGCGGCCGGTAGCTCGGGGTCCTCCCTCTCGCCGTCCTCTTGCTGGCGATACAAAGACTCTACGACGAAGAGGTTCTGGATGTACTTCTCCAGCACAATGAGCAGAGAGTATATGAGGTTGGTCCAGCGGTAAGGAGGACTGCTGTTGGCACCTAACACGGCCACTATGCTGCACCAGGACATGAGCCAGGAGCCGATAGAGGACCCAAACAGCAGCTCCGTGTCCAGCTGTCTGGACGGGTTCTTGGAGGTGTCCAGCGGCATATGGTCCGCTCGATATATGAGCAAACCTGAAGCGCCAGCAGAGCACATGAACACCAGCATGACGATGCCGTAAATGTAAAACATGGAAATGGCTGACTGGCGCGTTTGGAGGGATTCCTCTACATGGGTGATGTAGACCACCAGGATCCCGATAGTGCTGGCCAGTGCAAGTAGACCCAGAATGGGGCCTAAGGTGAGGCCCTGGGTTTTGGTCGCCAGCCTCTTCCGGTTTGAAGAAAGGTCAATGGTTCGTCCAATGTTCTTCCACATGACGAAGAGCATGGCGGAGACGAAAATGTGGTACTCGACGTTGAAGGGATAGAGATAGAAGAGGCTGCTGGAGAACATGGAGCAAGTGCTGGTGGTGCAGTTACAGTGGGGCTCTGAGTGCactgcaaaacaaagaaaaacacatgcaaattcaggagaaatacaatatatttgtgCTGCCCTACATAACAATACCACATCCATCTATCAGGACATCCTACTATACTGGCAGGAAACCAAAAATATCAATCGTagaattgtttggtctataaaatgtcagaaaatggtgaaaaatgtctatcagtgtttcccaaagcccaagatgacgtcctcaaatgtctcgttttgtctattactcaaagatattcattttactgtcatagaggagtaaagaaaccagaaaatattcacatttaagaagcttgaatcagagaaattttgactttttttctttaaaattactaaaatcgattaattgattagcaaattagttggtgattaatctaatagttgacatctaatccattaatcgttgcagctctatagtAAATATTTAATAGACTAATAATGATGCATTGGATCTCACAAGTTCATCTCGATAAAATAGACTCAACGTAGAACATGGCGATACTTTACTGTGTACAAAATGACAGTGGTGACCACAccgaatgaatgaaaacattttgtatCTAGGTCTTCCATCTCTAAGTAATTTAATTTCAACAGATTTTTAAACTGTCAAATATGAATGGACTGAAAGCCTTGAGGCAAAATTATAACTACTGAACCGTTTACTCTACTCCAATCTAATCTTAAATGTTTCAAGAGAATCACTTTGAAATGCAGATTAGGTTTGTTGACATCCTTTTGCTCCAGTGCAATCTTATTTACACAGTTATACACAGTCTGTTGTGGGAAGAGGGAGCATCAGAAGCCCCCATGTCTATTCATTAAGACAGCGTTTCCCAACCTTTTTAGCTTGTAACAAAGCAATGTCATTCACAAGGAAAAGGAGCAAAGATAGATgatgatctgaaaaaaataaacaagtttgTGTAGCAAATAGATTGCATTTATAGTCTTGTGATTGCTTGGAACCATTGTGGGTCACTGCCATAATCTAATGCCAACCAAATAATTTGGATCACCACAACAATGAAGCCAGAAAGCACTATATCTCAAAGCTCACACTAAATCTAAAGCAAAAGACGTCCCTTTAAAGAGTAACTTCTGTGTTTTTCAACcctttttgtgtctaagtgactaatagcgacaacattttctaaaattggtccagtattgagggagagcgctgtcgacggcagctgctcacaggctgcaatatggtggtATTgaggcaagctggcaccgtcatttacgtccactaaaagtgcttgtttttaccatgacaggctctgattgctattataagtgtctgacattgtggtctcgctcaaggagaagactcgttctgaaatctggcgaggtgacgtgttgccagaagacaacggtggaagagtggaatacatccatgccGGGcggagtttgttgtgttggagtaaagaaagtgtagcttagtgttatctaaaaagATTTTCAGTGGCAtcgctgaatatttagatgatttcgacaatgtggatgaggtctttgaattcgatggccgcccgGGTCCTTTTCtatgatgttgtcagacacttataataacaatctgagcctgtcagtggcgaaaacaagcacttttagtgtaacgttacattgacgctgctcacttgccctcgcaacTTGTTTCGCAGCTGCTgtttacagcgctctccctcaatacagAACCAGTTTTAGAAATTTTTGTCCCAGGACCCTTTTTAGCCACTTTTTGATTGACagtgtttttaatgcttttagATTTGTGATGAAACTTAAATTTGAAGCTTAAATCATTTTGATGTCGGCGGCCTATAAAATTAAAAGTGACaatcatgtttgttttataatacAAGTATGGGCTATGTTTTGCAGCACAAAGCTTCATTATAAATCCCTAACTCACCTCGTGGTGGTCAATATTCATTAGTCATATTCTACTGATTTTAATTGGAAATTTCACTCATTCGCTGAAAGTCTGAGGAACTTAGTTGGTGATGACAATGCACTTTTTATACTTACTCCTCGTTAAGCCCACCACCACACGCTATGGTAATGCCCTTTAGAG containing:
- the otop1 gene encoding proton channel OTOP1; this translates as MSPTMVEHNGLDIMCLNKYCHSSSSSSSSEQDKKMFSKLKHTLSGDYPRKSAEILSGQYGTNVLLIGVSLMLAVAHHHDTSSVKEEHLLSFVTCLMILQLMWMMWYILVRDRQKNTRTEKDVHATTCWIRGGLTLLALLSLIMDAFRIGYYVGYQSCVSAVLGVYPVIHATHTIAQVHFLWFHIKDVIKSFETFERFGVIHAVFTNLLLWCNGVMSEAEHFLNNHKRRLSALGYGNLTIVHSEPHCNCTTSTCSMFSSSLFYLYPFNVEYHIFVSAMLFVMWKNIGRTIDLSSNRKRLATKTQGLTLGPILGLLALASTIGILVVYITHVEESLQTRQSAISMFYIYGIVMLVFMCSAGASGLLIYRADHMPLDTSKNPSRQLDTELLFGSSIGSWLMSWCSIVAVLGANSSPPYRWTNLIYSLLIVLEKYIQNLFVVESLYRQQEDGEREDPELPAAPEIFSVTSSLAPPYNGIINRAYETPDRACATMENEQEESGQVYRCPRKPSEVPLTVGNKVKEPLNIKRQILKNIAVFLIMCNISLWILPAFGCRPQYDNGLEQETFGFSIWTTVLNFAIPLNLFYRMHSVASLFEVFRRV